In Flavobacterium sp. GSB-24, the genomic window TACAGGCATCAACAACTTCCTTACTTTGTTCTAATTCTAATAAATAGTTTGTTTCTTCAATAAGTTTATCTTCAACTTCCTTGAAATATTTATCAGAATCTTTCCCTTGCAGATTAAACATTCTAATTGCAATAGGTTTTACCAAAGCTAAATCTGATGAAATACTGTTTGCAACACCTGGATATTGAATTTTAACAGCCAGTTTTTTATCATTTTTCTTTGCCAAATGAACCTGCCCAATACTTGCTGCGTTTACAGAATTTGGATTGAACTCGTCAAAGATTTCGTAAGGTGTTTTACCAAAATTATTTTTGAAAGTTTTTAAAACCAAAGGTGCAGAAAGCGGCGGAACTGAAAATTGAGACAATGAGAATTTCTCCACATAAGCTTGAGGCAGAAAATTCTTGTCCATACTTAACATTTGAGCGACTTTAAGCGCGCTTCCCTTTAGGCTTTTAAGTCCGTCGTAAATATCTTCGGCGTTATTTTCGTTTAGTTTATCTCGGGTTAAATCTGGGTTTACTATTTTCTCAGCATAGTGCTTCACATAGTTTACCCCAATTTTAGCTCCAGTTTGAACCAGTTTTCCTGCTCTTTCTATTTTTGAGGTAGGAATATAATCGATTGTTTTCATTATCTGCTGTGTATTTTTTCTTTAAATAGAAATTTTCCAAAATCTATTAAATGATTCATTGGTGCAACATTCATTAATTCAAATGATGCATTAACCGATTTTTCGATAAAAATGTCTGTTTTTTCAAAGGCAGCAGATTCATCTTCCATCCAGAATTTAATCGTCAGCATTAATTGCAGCCAAGCTGATTCCCGAATAGTTTTTTCTTGAAATTTTTGAAATCTTTCCTGCTCCAACCTGTAATCGTCAGTAAGGATTTCAGAAACATAATTTTTAAAACTTTCTCGAAGAGTAGTCAGCTGTACTAAATTTTTAAGCGGATTTCTATCGATTTTTAGCGTCTGTAAAACGTAACTTCTATTTGCAGTTAAAATTTCAAAAAACGTAAAATAGAAACTCAGCATTTTATTCTTCATGTCATACTGCTGGTATTCTTCATTTTCAAGAAGCAGATTAACTGTATTTTCAAAAAACATTCTGAAAATTTCTTTTTCTAAACTTTCTAATGTTCCAAAAAAGGAATAAAACTCAGCTTCGGTAAAATCATTTTCTTTCGCAAAATGATAAACCGATTTTGGTTTATGACCTTTTTCCAGAACCTCATCCATATATTTTGAAACGATAACATCTTTGGTAATAACCTGTTTTTTAGTCGCCATTTTATTAAAATTTAGAATTTGCCATAAAGGTAAACATTGTTTAATTATCTTTACTAATCCTTAAACAATATACACTGTTAAATATATTATAAACTATTATGGCTCAAAATGTTCTCTTAACTGGCGGAAGCGGATTCATTGGAAAACACTTAACAGATACACTTTTGGAAGCTGGATATTCTGTGTCAATTTTGAGTCGGTCTGAAAGAGAAAATTCTCCTTCAATTACATATTATAAATGGGATTTAAATAAAAATTACATTGACGAAAATGCCGTCCTAAATGCTGATTACATCATTCACCTTGCTGGTGAAGGAATTGTTGAAAAAAGATGGACAGACAAAAGAAAAAAAGAGCTTTTAGAAAGCCGTATTAAACCAATTGATTTAATCTTTTCGGTTTTAGAACAAAACAACAAAAAACTAAATGCTTTTATTTCTGCTTCGGCAGTTGGGATTTATGGTGCTGTCACCAGTCATAAAATCTGTACCGAAAACACACCGCCAGCCGATGATTTTTTGGGTTCGATCTGTCAAAAATGGGAAAGCACAGTAGACAAAATTGACTCTTTAGAGATTAGAACGGTCAAAATAAGAACGGGAATAGTTTTAGGGAAAAACGAAGGTTTTCTTAAAAAAATGATTCCGACTTTTAAATCTGGATTTGGCTCGGTCCTTGGCTCGGGTAAACAATATCTTCCATGGATCCATATTGATGATTTATGCAATATTTATTTAAAAAGCATCGAAGATGAAAAGCTGAAAGGCGCGTATAACGCATGTATAACAGACAATACCACAAATTCCAGCTTTTCTAAAACACTTGCCAATTTGTTTGGTTATTCTATTTGGCTTCCTAAAGTTCCGCCATTTATTCTAAAAATTTTCTTGGGAGAAATGAGCGAAGCTGTTTTAACTGGGCAACGAGTTTCTTCTGAAAAAATTCAGAAAACTGGATTTGAATTTCAGTTTACCGATTTAGAAAAGGCACTCATAAATTGTATCAAATAACACTTATTTCAAAGCTGCAAACATTATTTCGTCGCTATGAACAACACCTGTCAGTGCTGTATTGGCAGTTTTTGCAATTTTTGAAGCAACCGAACTTGGAATTTGGATATTGAAATCTGAAATTGAAATTGGGAAATCTGAAATTACCTGAATGCCGTCTGCAACTTTCTTGATTAGAGCATTTACAACAATCTCTTTCATTTTTCCTCGTAAATAAAGCTTACCTTTTATCTGATATTGCTTTTCGACTTCATTAATATCTTTCAAATCAAATTTTTCTATTTTGCCTTTAAATACAGCTTTAGGATAACGACGGCTTTCCATATAATTATCGTTAAAATGCTCTTGCATCATATCAAGTTTAAAACGAAAATCTTTGATCATTAAAGTACAAACAAAAGTGCTTGTTTTAGGTTCTAAAAGAATTGCAACTTGTCTGTTAACTGCTTTTATTTCTTCAAATAGAGGAACAGACGCCTCAAAGTTTACCGTGGCGGTATTGGTAAAAAATTTATCTTGAGCAATTACAGAAAAAGCAGTAAAAAATAAAAATAATAAGGTAGTTGTTTTCATAATCGTCTACATTTAAACAATTATGTCATTCAATAATTGCGGTTAATAGAAAGTGAAAAAAAAATCCGATTAACTATAAAAATTGAACGGCAGTTATTCAGTGAAAAAAAATTTCGTAACCAAATGATCACATTTAAAGTTACGAAATTTCGACAAGCAAAGTTCTAGAACTAATGCTAAATATTTGTGAATGTTTTTAAAAGTAAAATGTTTTTTGTAAGATGTGAAATGCTCCTTAACTACATTTTTACTTCTGTACAGATTTCGATTAAAAATCCATTTAAGTCTCGTGCATAAGCCACAACTTGTCCCCACGGTTTTTCTACAGGTTCTGCAACCATTATCGCACCAAAAGAAGTCGCTTTTTGCAAAACTTCGGGAACATTTTCGACAATAAAACCTATTTCTATGGCAAAAGGCTTATCTTCTAAACTGCTTTCTATAAAACCGTCTTTCAAATTTTGTGATGCGAGCTTTTTAGATGCAAACGAAAGTGTTGTTTCTCCCGTAATTAATTCGCCATAATCATTATCTGGGCTTATAAATTTCCTTGAGAATCCAAGTGCATTTTCATAAAATGCCAATGCCTCTTCGACATCTTCAACGTACAAAATGGTATATCCAAACTTTATCATGTTTTCTTTATTTAATGTGTATTATATAAATATAAGAAAAATTAGCTGATTTCTAGAAGGACATTATATTTTTCTAAACTGGCTAAATCCTCAATAGAGTTTATATTTGTAAGTTTTTCGTGCTCTTCGACTTCTCTTCTAACTTCGATATGTTTAATTGCTTTTCTAAAACGACGGACTTCCTGCAGGTTTGACAAAATTAATCCAGGAACCTGAACACTCTTTCCTTCTTTATCTTTGGCAACCATTGTAAAATAAGAGGAGTTACAATGTTTAACAACTCCAGTCTGAATATTTTCTGCTTCAACACGAATCCCGACAATCATTGAACTTCTGCCGACATAGTTTACAGAGGCTTTCATGGTTACCAATTCTCCAACTTCAATTGGTTTTAGAAAGTTTACGGTATCTACAGAAGCCGTTACGCAATAATTACCGCTAAATTTTGACGCCGAAGCAAAAGCAATTTGATCTAATAGTTGTAAAATATAACCTCCGTGGATTTTACCGCTGAAATTGGTATGCGAAGGCAGCATTAATTCTGATATGCTGATTTTTGATGAAGAAACGGGTTTAAAATCTGTAGTCATGTTTTTGTTTTTTGGAGTGTATGTTTTTATTTTTTAAACACATAGATTCAGAACAAAACCTATGTTTCTATGTGTTTTATTTTTTTTTAATTCAACAATTCATTTTCATCTGAATTTAAAGCAGCTCTTGTAATTATATTTTCAGGAAGTGATTTCTTGGCCTTTGCTCCCATTTTTTTCAATCTTTCTACGCTTGTAATCAAGTTTCCTTTTCCGTCAACCAATTTGTTCATTGCGCTTTCGTATTCTGTTTTGGTATCTTTTATTTTATTTCCAATTCGGACTAAATCAGAAACAAAACCTTCAAATTTATCGTATAATGCGCCGGCTTGTCTTGCGATCTCAAAAGCATTTTCCTGCTGTTTTTGATTGCTCCACATGCTGTCTATTGTTCTCAAAGTAGCCAGAAGTGTACTTGGCGTAACAATTACAATATTTCGGTCGAATGCTTTGGTGTATAAAGCTGGATCTTCATTTAAAGCTATCGCAAAAGCTGGCTCCATCGGAATAAATAACAGCACAAAGTCGGGGCTTTCTATCTGATATAAATCGTGATAATTTTTACTGCCAAGCTGTTCCACGTGTCTTCTAATAGAATTGACATGTTCTTTTAGATAATCTATTTTTAAAAGCTCTGATTCTTCGTTAATCCATTTTTCATAAGCCGCTAGCGAAACTTTAGAATCGACGATCATTTTTTTACCGTCAGGAAGATTGATTACAACATCTGGAAAAACACGATTTCCTTCGCTGTTCGTAAAACTCTGCTGTACTTCATATTCTCTTCCTTTCTCTAATCCAGATTTTTCCAGAACGCGCTCTAAAACCAATTCGCCCCAATTTCCCTGCATTTTACTGTCGCCTTTTAGCGCTTTGGTTAGATTTAAGGTTTCTTTACTCATTTGTGCATTCATTTCGCTTAAACCTAAAATCTGCTGGCGAAGTGCGGCGTGATAATCGATGCTTTCTTTATGGGTCTGATCTACTTTTTGTTCAAAAACATGAATTTTATCCTGAAGCGGCAATAGAATATTTTTCATATTCTCGCTGTTCTGTTCGGTAAACTTAGCCGATTTTTCTTCGAGGATTTTATTGGCTAAATTTTCAAATTCTTTGGTGAATTTTTCTTGAAGCTCGTTGATTTCATTTTTTTGTTCTTTATGTCGTTCCCACAAATTTTCAAAATCAACTTCCTTTTTAGAAAGCTGAATCGCCAGACTGTCTTTCTCTGTCCGAATGTTTTCTTTCTCAAAATTGAGCAGCTGCAATTGTTTTTGAAAGTAATTTTTTTCACTTTCAAATTGCTCTTTCTGCATTTGCAACTGGCTGTTTAATGCGTTTAATCGCTCTTCTGAAATTGCTTTTTCTGACTGAAATTTAGACCCGGAAAGCATTTTACCTAAGTATATTCCAACAAAAAGCGCCACTACAAAAGCCAATAAAAATGGTAGATAATCCGACATAACTAAGTTTATTTTACGTAAAAGTACGCAATAATACGTAGTACTTAGTTTTAAAAATTAAAATTTCACGAATTCGTATTTAATCCAAACTAAATCAACATTTTATTTTTTTTCCAAAAAAAAATAAAAGTTTTACGCAACCTTTTTTAAAAAGTTCAATCTACAAGATATAAACCTATTAAAATAAATTATGAAAAAATTAATGTTGAGCTTATTTATAGCTTTCGGATTTAGTGCATGTTCTCTAAATAATGATGATAATTATGTTGATTGCGGTGCTAATACAAATGTAGCTTTTACTGGATTTCCCTTCTATTGTAATTATAGCGTAAAATCGCAGCCTAACAATGCGGCTGTAGCAGTTGTTGCAACGCAAGAAAAAATGAATGAATTATTCCCAAAACATGATAACACATGTCCTGTTGCAAGCGATCCTAATATTGATTTTACCAAACAATATTTAGTGGGAATTTTTGCGGGAGCTAAACCTACAAGCGGATATGCAATTAAAATTACTTCTATTGTAGAAAACAATTGCGAAATTGTAGTTAATTACTACGAGAAATCACCAGCGCCAGGCGAAAATATAACTCAATCTCCTACTTATCCTTCAGACTTTGTTTTAATTCCAAAAACATCAAAAGGTTTTATTTTCATTAAAGCTAATGAAAGTCCAGACACAGCAATTATTGGTAGTTTCAATAATAATTGTACTGGTGCAGACTGTCAAAAATTCTTCCAAGTTAATGATTACAGTATTTTAAAATTCTTAAATGTTGGCGCTAATCAATACGATTTCAATCAATATAAATACACTCCAACTATAAAAAGAGGTGATTACACAATATTATTAAAAGCTGTTCCTGCTGAAATTTTAGCTTTAAAAGGACAAACTAAAATTTACGGCGCTCCAGATGCAGCAGATCAAGGTGGTGTTTATTTTGAATTACGCCAAGGTATAACAGTAACTAAGGTTTATATTGACAACAATGATACGCAAGATCAAAGTGCTGATATAAAAGCTTTCAAAAAACTTATTCAAGAAAAAATTACTAGTTTAAAATAATCCCCCGATCATGAAAAAACTCTTTATCTCTTTTATTGCATTTTTTCTTTTTGCCAGTTTTTATTCCATAGACAAGACTTTTAGTGCAGGATCTAGTTCGCTTGTAAATACTTGGATCTGGGAAAAATCTGTAGGCGGTGCTAATAATCCGTATGTCGCAACGCCAAAAACTATTGGTTTTACTAAGAAAATTATCTTTACTCCAGATGGGAGAGTGATTACATATAAAAATAATGTAGAGATTAGAAACAGTCCTTATCAGGTAGAAAAAGGGATAGGATATCTTGATCAGTCAGAACATGATCTAATTACGTTCGAAGGCAAAACTTATGTGATAGAAAACCTTGACAATCAAAACCTAACGATTTTGAGTAATAACCAAGACGCAGCTCGTACTATTTTTAAAAGATAGTTTTATAAGCTTTTTAGAACTATTTTTGCCAAACCAAACAATACCACATTTTTGAAAGACGAGTTAGAAAAATATATCAAACTGTGCATGAAAAATGACAGAGAGGGACAACTGAAAATTTATCAGTTGTTCTCTCCTGTTTTGTATGGTATATGTTTGAAATATATGAAAAACGAGGATGATGCAAAAGATGTCTTTCAGGAAGCCTTTGTGATTGTCTTTCAGAAAATAAACCAATACAAATTTGAAGGAAGTTTTGAAGGATGGCTCAAGCGGATTTTCATCAACAAACTCATCGAGACTTTAAATAAAAAAAAGAAAGAAAGTTTCTTTTTAGATGTTTTTGATCCAGATACTGACTTTGTTGAAGAGGAAGAATTAGAAATTATTCCGATGGAGCAGGAAAAACTTCTAGAATATATTCGGGATTTACCAGACCAATATCGAACGGTTTTTAACTTATATGTTTTTGAAAAAATGAAACACAAGGAAATTGCCGAGTTATTAAAAATCTCCGAAGGAACATCAAAATCAAATTTAAATCGCGCCAAACACATATTACAAAAGCGAATTTTGAGCATAAAAAATTTTAAGACAGCATGAAGAAGCAAAAAATAGAAGATATTTTTTCATCAATGGAAGACTTTTCGAGTGTTCCGCCTCCTGAATTATGGGGACAAATTGAAGAAAAATTAGACAAACCAAAAAAGAAGAAGAGAGCTATTCTTTGGTGGTCGGCTGCTGCATGCTTACTACTAGGGTTGCTTCTGCCCTCAATCTTACATTTTAGTTCTTCTCCTCAAAATAAAAACTTTGACAATGGGAAAGGTGGTTTCGAAAATAATCGCGTAGTTCTGGATAAAAAAATAAATGATAATGCCAAAAAAGGCAATATAAACAGTGATCACAATCATAATAAAACTCTTGATTCTGTAACTAATGTTTCTTCAACAAAAGATAAATTAAATAATTCAAAAGCAACGCAAGAGCAAGAAAGTGCTGTTGCACATGCCAATTCGAAAAACAAAACCAATAAAAAGGATTCTGAATCTCATATGCAGCTTCCGAACAATAATGTTCCGAATCAATCTCTTGCTGTTCAGAATTTTAATTCTTCAGAAGAAAAATCAGGTGCTCGATCTTCAAAAAAATCTATTTTAGAAAAAGACAAATTTTCTAATACTAAAGGAATCGCTGAAGAAAGAGTTGCTTTTGGAAAACAAAACAAATTTAATTCTACGGCTAAAAAACAGCTTTCGAATTCTATTTTTAATGATAAGTTAGTTCCTAAAAACAATAACAATTTTGCTTTCATTGCCGAAAGTTCTGTTGGGAATAATGCATCAAAACAAAATGCTCTTGTTAATAAGAATGAAAAAGTTTCCGAAAAAACTTTAGCCGCTAATATAAAAGAGAACTCAAAATTCAATACTGCTGCTTTAAGTAAAAAAGATTCTATGCAGCTGGCAGAACTTCAAAATTTAGAAAAAGGAATTTTAGCTCCAGAAACTAAAAAAGAAGAAAAGGATAAAAAAGACAAATTAATTAACAAAAAAGAAAAATGGGCTCTTTCTGTTTTTGCCGGTGTTGCGAGTTCTGAAAACACTAGAAATGAAAAGACTTTAGGCAATGTAAACGACTCCAAACAATCTAATTCTTTTGGGGTTAAAACGAAATACAGCATTAATAAAAAATGGGCTGTTGGTTCTGGTTTAAAAATCAATGAACTTGGTCAAAGTGTGGCGAATGTCTCTTATGTAAGTGCCAAAGGTAATGCCCTTTTTGCTCCTGGTGAATATGCTAGCAATAGTAATAGTCCCGTTTCGCAGGCAAGCAGTAATTCTGATTATATACTGATATCAAACAGCACCAAAGAAGCTTTAAAAGGTGATAATATCCAGAGTGGAAAATTGGATCAAAATCTACGATATATTGAAATGCCTTTGGAGGTTTCTTATTCTGTTTTTAATAAAAATAAAGCCAGCATTAATTTGAATACAGGTGGTTTTGTCGGGAAATTAATTTCAAACAATGTTGCTTTAGACGGCCATTCTATTGGAGAAAATGTAACTGCAAACGATTATGTTTACGGTTCTACTTTGAGCAGTACAATTCAATATCGAGTTTACAAAAAAACAAATGTTTTTGTAGAGCCTGCTATGAATTACTATATCAATCCGTTAAACAGCCAGTCTTTCAATCAGTTTCAATGGGGATTAAATTTCGGATTAAATGTTTCTTTCTAAATTATAATTGTAGTAATTTTCAGAAAATTAATTATTATTTCTTTTATGAGTTTTACCGCTTCTACGATTGATTCAATTCAAATTCCAACTGATTTATTATTAGCCAAAGAAATTGTTTTTGACCAAACAGACCTTCATTTAACAGCGCTGCAAAAAGAAGCCGAAAGTGATGAATACAGCGCTTATCGTTTTCTGTTGAATGATAAAAACATTTGTTACCGTGAAGCCAAAATCACTCCAACTAAAACTGGACAGTTTGTTACTTTATGGAAACGTAACAAAACTGGGACAATCGAACCTTTTGATTACTCTGATGCAATAGATTTTGTAATTGTTAGTGTTCGTAAGGATCAAAATTGGGGACAATTTATTTTTCCTAAAAAGATACTATTAGAAAAAGGTGTTTTTTCAACCCCAAATAAAGAGGGAATTAGAGCTACAAGAGTTTATCCGCCTTGGGATGAAACGACAAGTAAACAAGCTCAAAAAACACAAAAATGGCAGTTAGATTATTTTATTTCGCTTACTAATTCAAATAAAATTGATTTCGATCAATTGAGAAATTCTTTTATAGATTTTCAATAAAAAAGGCTTCCAGATTTGGAAGCCTTTTTTTGTTTTTATTTTTCTTATTTTTTAAGAATCTTATCTTTAAAGATCACTTTGTTGTTTTCGGTAACGGTATAGAAATAAACTCCCGAAACTAGATTTCCAACCGCAACAGCTGCTGTACTAACTTCAGATTCGTTTTTAACGCTGATTGGATTTCCAATTACACGTCCGTTGAAATCGTATAATCTAATTTTCAGATCTCTTCCTTGAGTTGTTTTTACATCAAAATTCAGAACATCTATAGCAGGATTTGGATACGCTTTTACATAATATTTGTTCTTTTCAAAATCTGGTGTTGAAAGCACATCTTGTTTTAACTGAAAACGCGCTATTACTGGTCCGTGATCTGAAGTTGTTGTGGTATAATTTGCAATATCACTACGCGGATCATAAACGGCTGTAGAGTTTGAAATATAATCATCTATTAGCTCATTAGAAATCGTAATATGATCTAAGAATCCGCCTGAGCTCAAAAAGCTGTATGCACCAGCCTGGCTTATTTCTAAAGTAAGTGCTTTATAATTATTGGTGTCTGTTACAAAAGCTTCATAAGAAGAAGGCTGTCCTTCAATTACAGATGCTTTTACATCATCATTGTAATCTCCCAAAAGAATAATATTTGAGTTTGCATAATGAGCATCTAAGCTGTCTTTCAAAACCTGAGTATCATACTTACGCATGTTGTAACGAGAAATATCGGTTCCGCTGTTAGCACGTGCATGAAGATCTATTAGGTTAATTTCATTTTTAACTCCATTAAGATTTGTTTCTATTGTTACCATATAAGGCAGACGCCCTGAAGAGAAAAAGTTGCTATTGCTATCTCCTGGATAATTGTTCAGTGTTTTAGTTCCATTACGCAATTCAGTATAGAATTTATCAAACATGACACGTGTTTTTTTCACTGTTACGGTTTGCGTATTATAAAGCACTACCAATTTCTGAGGTGGAAAATTTGGATCTGAAGGCGGATTTTGCCAAGAATATGACCATACATTAGAAATACTTTTTTCAAATGTTTTTCCGTTTACATTTATTTTCTGAATTAAAGCATCAATCTGAGCATCACTTGAAACCTCTTGTACTACGTAAACATCTGCATCTAATTTATTC contains:
- a CDS encoding MepB family protein translates to MSFTASTIDSIQIPTDLLLAKEIVFDQTDLHLTALQKEAESDEYSAYRFLLNDKNICYREAKITPTKTGQFVTLWKRNKTGTIEPFDYSDAIDFVIVSVRKDQNWGQFIFPKKILLEKGVFSTPNKEGIRATRVYPPWDETTSKQAQKTQKWQLDYFISLTNSNKIDFDQLRNSFIDFQ
- a CDS encoding VOC family protein; its protein translation is MIKFGYTILYVEDVEEALAFYENALGFSRKFISPDNDYGELITGETTLSFASKKLASQNLKDGFIESSLEDKPFAIEIGFIVENVPEVLQKATSFGAIMVAEPVEKPWGQVVAYARDLNGFLIEICTEVKM
- a CDS encoding YceI family protein is translated as MKTTTLLFLFFTAFSVIAQDKFFTNTATVNFEASVPLFEEIKAVNRQVAILLEPKTSTFVCTLMIKDFRFKLDMMQEHFNDNYMESRRYPKAVFKGKIEKFDLKDINEVEKQYQIKGKLYLRGKMKEIVVNALIKKVADGIQVISDFPISISDFNIQIPSSVASKIAKTANTALTGVVHSDEIMFAALK
- the rmuC gene encoding DNA recombination protein RmuC, which gives rise to MSDYLPFLLAFVVALFVGIYLGKMLSGSKFQSEKAISEERLNALNSQLQMQKEQFESEKNYFQKQLQLLNFEKENIRTEKDSLAIQLSKKEVDFENLWERHKEQKNEINELQEKFTKEFENLANKILEEKSAKFTEQNSENMKNILLPLQDKIHVFEQKVDQTHKESIDYHAALRQQILGLSEMNAQMSKETLNLTKALKGDSKMQGNWGELVLERVLEKSGLEKGREYEVQQSFTNSEGNRVFPDVVINLPDGKKMIVDSKVSLAAYEKWINEESELLKIDYLKEHVNSIRRHVEQLGSKNYHDLYQIESPDFVLLFIPMEPAFAIALNEDPALYTKAFDRNIVIVTPSTLLATLRTIDSMWSNQKQQENAFEIARQAGALYDKFEGFVSDLVRIGNKIKDTKTEYESAMNKLVDGKGNLITSVERLKKMGAKAKKSLPENIITRAALNSDENELLN
- a CDS encoding acyl-CoA thioesterase, with amino-acid sequence MTTDFKPVSSSKISISELMLPSHTNFSGKIHGGYILQLLDQIAFASASKFSGNYCVTASVDTVNFLKPIEVGELVTMKASVNYVGRSSMIVGIRVEAENIQTGVVKHCNSSYFTMVAKDKEGKSVQVPGLILSNLQEVRRFRKAIKHIEVRREVEEHEKLTNINSIEDLASLEKYNVLLEIS
- a CDS encoding protease complex subunit PrcB family protein; translation: MKKLMLSLFIAFGFSACSLNNDDNYVDCGANTNVAFTGFPFYCNYSVKSQPNNAAVAVVATQEKMNELFPKHDNTCPVASDPNIDFTKQYLVGIFAGAKPTSGYAIKITSIVENNCEIVVNYYEKSPAPGENITQSPTYPSDFVLIPKTSKGFIFIKANESPDTAIIGSFNNNCTGADCQKFFQVNDYSILKFLNVGANQYDFNQYKYTPTIKRGDYTILLKAVPAEILALKGQTKIYGAPDAADQGGVYFELRQGITVTKVYIDNNDTQDQSADIKAFKKLIQEKITSLK
- a CDS encoding TIGR01777 family oxidoreductase, with amino-acid sequence MAQNVLLTGGSGFIGKHLTDTLLEAGYSVSILSRSERENSPSITYYKWDLNKNYIDENAVLNADYIIHLAGEGIVEKRWTDKRKKELLESRIKPIDLIFSVLEQNNKKLNAFISASAVGIYGAVTSHKICTENTPPADDFLGSICQKWESTVDKIDSLEIRTVKIRTGIVLGKNEGFLKKMIPTFKSGFGSVLGSGKQYLPWIHIDDLCNIYLKSIEDEKLKGAYNACITDNTTNSSFSKTLANLFGYSIWLPKVPPFILKIFLGEMSEAVLTGQRVSSEKIQKTGFEFQFTDLEKALINCIK
- a CDS encoding TetR family transcriptional regulator C-terminal domain-containing protein, with the translated sequence MATKKQVITKDVIVSKYMDEVLEKGHKPKSVYHFAKENDFTEAEFYSFFGTLESLEKEIFRMFFENTVNLLLENEEYQQYDMKNKMLSFYFTFFEILTANRSYVLQTLKIDRNPLKNLVQLTTLRESFKNYVSEILTDDYRLEQERFQKFQEKTIRESAWLQLMLTIKFWMEDESAAFEKTDIFIEKSVNASFELMNVAPMNHLIDFGKFLFKEKIHSR
- a CDS encoding sigma-70 family RNA polymerase sigma factor; the encoded protein is MKDELEKYIKLCMKNDREGQLKIYQLFSPVLYGICLKYMKNEDDAKDVFQEAFVIVFQKINQYKFEGSFEGWLKRIFINKLIETLNKKKKESFFLDVFDPDTDFVEEEELEIIPMEQEKLLEYIRDLPDQYRTVFNLYVFEKMKHKEIAELLKISEGTSKSNLNRAKHILQKRILSIKNFKTA